GGTGCCCGCTCTCGTCTGAATTCCCCCGACTCGTGCAGAAGTTGAGCAACATTCAGGAAACGCTGTCCGGAGCGTTGACACACCTATGACACCTGTCACAGCATGAGCGCGGCCCGGTACTTACCGGTCGGTAAGGTGCCCTCGGTGTGGAGGTCTTCGTGTCACGTGCTGTCTCCAGGTTGCGTCAACCACTCGTCCTCGCGGCCGGGGCTGCGCTGGCCGCCCCCCTCGCCTTCGCGGGCCCGGCCCAGGCGGAGACGGTGCAGTACACCGTCACCCCGCTGAAGTTCACCGTCCGGGCGGGCGACCGCGCCTGCACCGTCGACGCGGACCTCTACCGTCCCGAAGGGGTCGACGCCGCACATCCCGCCCCCGCCGTCCTCGCCACCAACGGCTTCGGCGGCAGCAAGTCCGACGGGTCGACGGACGCCATCGGCAAGGCGTTCGCCGCCCGCGGCTACGTCGGTCTCGTCTACTCGGGGCTCGGCTTCGGCAAGTCGGGCTGTCTCATCACCCTCGACGACCCGGCCGTCGACGGAAAGGCCGCCTCCGGCCTCCTCGACTTCCTGGCCGGGACCCGCGCCGCCGACGACGGCACCGAGGCCGACTACGTCACCAAGGACGGCGCGGGCGATCCACGCGTCGGCATGATCGGCGGCTCGTACGGCGGGGCGGTCCAGATGGCCACCGCCGCGGTCGACCGCCGGGTCGACGCGCTCGTCCCGCTCATCACCTGGAACGACCTGGGATACGCGCTCGCCCCGAACAACACGGGGGCGCGGCAGGGCGTCTCGTCCGACACCCCCGGTGTCTTCAAGTGGCAGTGGACCAACGGCTTCTACCTGATGGGGGAGGGGCAGCCCCTCCTCAACCCGAGCCTCGACCCGTCCAGATTCGGCAACCTCACCTGCCTCCACTTCGCGGCGCGGGCCTGCGACACCATCCGGCTGCTGAACTCCGGTCGCTATCCCAGGGACGAGGCGGACGCGATGCTCGCCTACGCCCGCAGCGTCTCGCCGGCCTCCTACCTCGGCCGCGTCGAGGCACCGACCCTCCTCGTGCAGGGCCAGGCCGACAGCCTGTTCAACCTCAACGAGGCCACCGCCACGTACAAGACGCTCAAGGCGCAGGGCACCACGACGAAGATGATCTGGCAGTCGTGGGGGCACAGCGGCGGTCAGGTGCCCGGGGAGCTGAACCTCGGCGAAGGGAATCTGGAGACCAGCTACGTCGGGCAGCGCGTGCTCGCCTGGTTCGACCGCTACCTCCAGAAGAAGGACACCGACACCGGGCCCGAGTTCTCCTACTACCGCGACTGGCAGAGCGGCTACGGCACCGCGGGAGCCGTGCCGGCCCTCTCGCAGAAGATGTACCTCTCCGGCGACGGCAAGCTGGTCGACAACCGCTCCAAGGTCGCCCGGGGCAGCCGCCAGTACAGCAACTGGCTGGTACCGACCAGTCACTCCGAGAGCTCGCTGGCCGGCCTGATCGGGCTGCCCGACCCCGCGCCGTACGACACCAAGGGCACCTATCTCGGCTGGACCAGCGCCCCGCTGACCGCCCCCGTCGACGTCGTCGGAGCCCCGAAGGCCACCCTGAAGGTCGTGTCGCCCGCGACCGAACGCGTCCAGAACAGCAGGGACGCCTCCGACAAGCTGGTCCTCTTCGCGAAGGTCTACGACGTGGCACCGGACGGCACCAGGAAACTGGTGAACCGCCTGGTCTCGCCGGTGCGGGTCCCCGACGTCACCCGCCCCTTCACGGTGGACCTGCCGGGCATCGTGCACCGGTACGCGACGGGGCACCGGATCGAGTTCGCGATCGCGGCGAGCGACACCGCGTACTTCGGCAACCGGGGCATCAAGCCCGTGACGGTCGTCAGCGCCCCCGAGGACACCGGTGTACTGGAACTTCCGGTGGTTCCGGCAGGCTGACCACCCTCAGGTCTTTCACTCGAATGGCCGTATCCCGCCCGCCCTCGGACCCGGTATGGAGACATCCTGGGAGCCGGGGGCGGCATCGGGGTGCTGCAGACGAGGATCCAGCGAAAGGCCGGACCATGAGCCCCAAGGACGTATCGAGCGGCGGGAAGACCGCCAAGGGCATGCTCACTCCCGGACGGATCGCCGTCATCGTCGTGGCCGTGCTGGCCATCGTCTTCATCTGTGTGAACACCCAGGACATCACCATCCGTCTGTGGATTCCCGAGGTCACGATGCCGCTGTGGCTCGCGCTGCTGGGAGTCTTCCTCGCCGGCGGGCTGATCGGTGGCTATGTGTTCCGCCGCCGCACCAAGTGACGGCGGCGGCGGTGGTGCGCCGTCCTTGCGGCGGCCATGCGGGAGGCATCCCGCAAAGTTATGCTCGGGACAGCACTGAAGCAGCAGCCACGGTGATACCGGCCCCTGCGGAGCGTACGCATGGCAGCACGTGATCGACCGGAAGTCGGTGCCGACGAGCGGCTGGCCCTCAACCGCATGGGCACGTTCGACTGGGATCTGGAACGGTCCACGCTCGTGTTCGACGACGGGGGCCTGGCCGTCTTCGACCTGCGCCCGGGCGAGTTCGACGGCAGGTCCGACTCGCTGGTCCTGCGGGTCCCCCCGGAGGAGTGCGCCCGGCTCGAAACGGGGCTGCGCAAGGCGGTCGACGCGGGGCGTTCGTCCTACGGCGGCTACTTCCAGATCCGGCGCCGCGACGGCATCCGGCAGTGGACGCACGTACGCGGCCGTATCGTCCGCGACGAGGACGGCGTCCCTTTTCGCGTGCTCGGCATCGTACGGAACGCGACGACGGACCTCGCCGAGTTCAGCGTGGTCAGCCCGCTCGAAGCGGGCCGGCAGCGTATGAGCGCGATGGTCCAGGGCACCACGGAGGCGCTCTCGCAGGCGGTGACCGTCGAGGACGTCACCGCCGTACTGACGGGCACCGGCGGAATGGAGCGCTTCGGCGCCGACGGCCTGGTGCTGGGGCTGGTGGAAGGGAGCCGGCTCAAGCTCGTCGGCCTCGCGGGCGAGCCGGTGTCGGTCCTCGCCGAATTCGCGCTCTCCGACGCGGACCACTCCCTGCCGCTCGCCGAAGCCGTCCTCACCCAGCAACCGCGCTTCGTGGCCTCCCTGCCCGAGCTGGCCGACCGCTTCCCGCGCCTCGGCCCCTACATCCGGCGGCGCCGCCTCGACGCGGCGGCGTTCCTGCCCCTGGTCGCCCAGGCACGTTCCATCGGCGGGCTGGGACTCTTCTTCCGCGACCGCACCGAGTTCTCGGCCGAGGACCGGAACCTCTGCATCGGCCTCGCGGGCATCGTCGGTCAGTCCCTCCAGCGGGCCATCCTCTTCGACGAGGAGCGGAAGTTCGCGACCGACCTCCAGTCCTCGATGCTTCCGCGCCACATCCCGGACGTCGAGGGCGCCGACATCGCGGTGCGCTACCGGACGGCGTGGAGCGGCAGGGACGTCGGCGGCGACTGGTACGACGTGATCCTGCTGCCGCGCGGGCGCATCGGCATCGTCGTCGGGGACGTGCAGGGGCACGACACCCACGCCGCGGCGATCATGGGACAGCTCCGCATCGCGCTGCGCGCCTACGCGGGCGAGGGGCACCCCCCGTCCACCGTCCTGGCCCGCGCCTCACGCTTCCTGGCCGAACTCGACACCGAGCGCTTCGCGACCTGTACGTACGCACAGGTGGACCTCGGCTCGGGTGCGGTGAAGG
The Streptomyces sp. NBC_00234 DNA segment above includes these coding regions:
- a CDS encoding CocE/NonD family hydrolase; this encodes MRQPLVLAAGAALAAPLAFAGPAQAETVQYTVTPLKFTVRAGDRACTVDADLYRPEGVDAAHPAPAVLATNGFGGSKSDGSTDAIGKAFAARGYVGLVYSGLGFGKSGCLITLDDPAVDGKAASGLLDFLAGTRAADDGTEADYVTKDGAGDPRVGMIGGSYGGAVQMATAAVDRRVDALVPLITWNDLGYALAPNNTGARQGVSSDTPGVFKWQWTNGFYLMGEGQPLLNPSLDPSRFGNLTCLHFAARACDTIRLLNSGRYPRDEADAMLAYARSVSPASYLGRVEAPTLLVQGQADSLFNLNEATATYKTLKAQGTTTKMIWQSWGHSGGQVPGELNLGEGNLETSYVGQRVLAWFDRYLQKKDTDTGPEFSYYRDWQSGYGTAGAVPALSQKMYLSGDGKLVDNRSKVARGSRQYSNWLVPTSHSESSLAGLIGLPDPAPYDTKGTYLGWTSAPLTAPVDVVGAPKATLKVVSPATERVQNSRDASDKLVLFAKVYDVAPDGTRKLVNRLVSPVRVPDVTRPFTVDLPGIVHRYATGHRIEFAIAASDTAYFGNRGIKPVTVVSAPEDTGVLELPVVPAG
- a CDS encoding LapA family protein, which codes for MSPKDVSSGGKTAKGMLTPGRIAVIVVAVLAIVFICVNTQDITIRLWIPEVTMPLWLALLGVFLAGGLIGGYVFRRRTK
- a CDS encoding SpoIIE family protein phosphatase — its product is MAARDRPEVGADERLALNRMGTFDWDLERSTLVFDDGGLAVFDLRPGEFDGRSDSLVLRVPPEECARLETGLRKAVDAGRSSYGGYFQIRRRDGIRQWTHVRGRIVRDEDGVPFRVLGIVRNATTDLAEFSVVSPLEAGRQRMSAMVQGTTEALSQAVTVEDVTAVLTGTGGMERFGADGLVLGLVEGSRLKLVGLAGEPVSVLAEFALSDADHSLPLAEAVLTQQPRFVASLPELADRFPRLGPYIRRRRLDAAAFLPLVAQARSIGGLGLFFRDRTEFSAEDRNLCIGLAGIVGQSLQRAILFDEERKFATDLQSSMLPRHIPDVEGADIAVRYRTAWSGRDVGGDWYDVILLPRGRIGIVVGDVQGHDTHAAAIMGQLRIALRAYAGEGHPPSTVLARASRFLAELDTERFATCTYAQVDLGSGAVKAVRAGHLGPMVRHTDGRIGWPRLRGGLPLGLATVFGEDEYPETRLDLVPGETLVLCTDGLVEEPGLDIEVGLDALAEAVRTGPAEAAALADHVTEGLWGRAKSADDIALLVLRRTPDVGTAQAPRIHQYIHQADPEGLAEARASLRHSLEHWGLGALADDVEVAAGELLGNVLMHTEGGAVVTLEVLLEPDRRVRLWVNDRSSARPHRRTPGEAATSGRGLMMVEAVADRWGVEPRGDGKAVWCEFVPPAPED